A region of the Phaeodactylum tricornutum CCAP 1055/1 chromosome 1, whole genome shotgun sequence genome:
GTGTCGTCCCGATGCATCCCATCGAGGGCTTCCCACACTCGGTACGCCCATACCAACGCGCCGCAGACCCCCGCCACGGTACCCGAAATACAAGCTCAGACTCCGCAACAGTTGTATCCCGACACTGCTGCTTTGATCCGCACAAACAACGAAGCAGCTTTTCCGCACGACGTTTCCAATCTCAGTATCCGCGATATATTCAACGAAAATACGTCGAATCATCAAGACTACTACGGCGTTGACGACCCTACTGCTTCTTGGACATATTCCGACGCCTGTGCTATCCCGTATGGTACCGATCGCCACCACACGGAAAATGATAACAGGGGGATGGCTACTCCACCTTCAACCCTGCACACTCCGGTGGCGCCTCTATGCTCACCGGACGAAGATTCGTCCACTGGTCTCCCGTTACCTCCTCCCGTGATCACGCCCAGCACCCCCACAGCGGAATCGGTCGGTGGAAGCGTAGTCACACTCGCGTCGTCAACCTCTTCGATGCAACCACAGTCCGCACGCAGCAAACCGGTTTTGTACAGCGCGATTGGTAGTTTGGAAGATCCCAACAGTACTTCCTTCGCTTCGTGGAGAGACAAGAAATCGTGGCGAAATCGACCCAAGATTGACTTTCCATCCACGCACTTTTTAAAACCGGTCAACTCGGTAAATTGTGTCACTACGCAATCTCATCGGCCAGTGTCGTCATCTGGTATGGTGTACGGACTCAAGCAGATTCGACACGTGTACGAGATTCCTACCGAAGCGGAGATTTATGAATTTGGTCACCAGCTTTTCAAAACGGTACAGCTGTCTTCCGAATGTTCGATTGTATGTTTGATTTACATTGAACGTTTGATGGAGCTTGCCAAAGTGCCGCTGTTGGCCAGTACCTGGCGACCAATTTTCATGTGCGGCCTGCTACTAGCGTCAAAGGTCTGGCAGG
Encoded here:
- the CYCP5 gene encoding predicted protein, coding for MGRRACVTPCLETSCTADTHTNNPSTPKLSSAPDTPNSLVDQDVSIRSVLQFAHQHTQRADSQGMKLQAPAEGSGPPEDSIEDSSLPRGDVESLRESQTSAPSLSMQFPGAQLSTTDNVGIPTDGGRVSDSVSSRCIPSRASHTRYAHTNAPQTPATVPEIQAQTPQQLYPDTAALIRTNNEAAFPHDVSNLSIRDIFNENTSNHQDYYGVDDPTASWTYSDACAIPYGTDRHHTENDNRGMATPPSTLHTPVAPLCSPDEDSSTGLPLPPPVITPSTPTAESVGGSVVTLASSTSSMQPQSARSKPVLYSAIGSLEDPNSTSFASWRDKKSWRNRPKIDFPSTHFLKPVNSVNCVTTQSHRPVSSSGMVYGLKQIRHVYEIPTEAEIYEFGHQLFKTVQLSSECSIVCLIYIERLMELAKVPLLASTWRPIFMCGLLLASKVWQDLSSWNIEFASVYPQYSLSAINRLEHTFLRMIKWELYISSSSYAKYYFALRSLTEKSDFRQRYNRMVGGVNCVQAAEARKIEQRSTQVKEEALLQLSRSWNG